A window of the Sardina pilchardus chromosome 21, fSarPil1.1, whole genome shotgun sequence genome harbors these coding sequences:
- the sytl4 gene encoding synaptotagmin-like protein 4 isoform X3, whose translation MLEVNVTFLTESERELILEVLRRDEELRRAEELRVRKLKLEVLDMKRKGAKRGSGRYSERSCGRCQEPLGRILGTSSQCRVCKHHVCRNCRLVQPDGALVCTVCAKEVDLKKCSGDWFFDQRVNRFSTAPGHDIVRASLKKRPPMKKRETVGDLLLNSTELKASPAVAAVPVPRPRKKDHAPSDKEQLPDVPELPEAREPQRSDTESATESADKSSLCSSRTDTESSHSTPGLPRKPPRSPQHSPAGSTVSSLAGPAKSSKPPSPIPEPETASMRYRLNPRSEVADPEVDRLFKKSVRRVHKISDCRPISTIDLREDAVSVSTTDGSMGDRSKSVPGLNVTDDEEDEDIDNLVDIHRRKMGDSASSLRSSQSSTLGSMMSVYSEAGDYDCVDVTGDILFSVGFQERSQTLSVLVKECRGLAYADAAKQRCNPYVKCYLLPDKSRQGKKKTATKRNSVNPIYNETLKYSISRSQVTTRTLQLSVWHYDRFGRNAFLGEVEVPLDCHDIDSGHEQCVALRGRVPSSLQQTPFSQYKGELVISLKYVTAKNTSTDKSKAGKKGKAEGETELHVLIKEAKNLTAMKAGGTSDSFVKGYLLPSKSKSTKRKTPVVKKTLSPHYNHTFIYKDFNVEQLMAMCLELTVWDREALSSNDFLGGVRLSTGTVTLQSGHEEWLAESSPEEVSLWQRVMQYPDSWAEGTLPLRASMGKSK comes from the exons ATGCTGGAGGTGAACGTGACCTTTCTGACCGAGTCGGAGCGGGAGCTCATCCTGGAAGTGCTGAGGAGAGACGAGGAGCTCAGACGGGCTGAGGAGCTGAGGGTCAG GAAGTTGAAGCTGGAGGTGCTAGACATGAAGCGGAAGGGCGCCAAGCGCGGCAGCGGGCGGTACAGCGAGCGCAGTTGTGGTCGGTGTCAGGAGCCCCTGGGCCGAATCCTTGGCACGTCCAGCCAGTGCCGGGTGTGCAAACACCACGTTTGCCGGAACTGCCGCCTGGTGCAACCCGACGGGGCCTTGGTGTGCACTGTGTGCGCCAAAGAAGT TGATCTAAAGAAGTGCTCCGGAGACTGGTTCTTCGACCAGAGGGTGAACCGGTTCTCGACAGCTCCAGGGCATGATATTGTCCGAGCCTCGCTCAAGAAGCGTCCGCCCA TGAAGAAGCGAGAGACTGTGGGGGACCTGCTTTTGAACAGTACAGAGTTAAAGGCCAGCCCAGCTGTTGCAGCTGTTCCGGTCCCACGACCCAGAAAGAAGGACCATGCACCCTCCGACAAAGA GCAGCTGCCAGACGTGCCGGAGCTGCCCGAGGCGCGGGAGCCGCAGCGGAGCGACACCGAGTCGGCCACCGAGTCGGCCGACAAGTCCAGCCTGTGCAGCAGCCGCACCGACACCGAGTCGTCCCACAGCACGCCGGGCCTTCCCCG GAAACCTCCCAGGTCTCCTCAGCACAGCCCTGCAGGCTCCACAGTGTCCAGCCTCGCTGGCCCGGCCAAATCCAGCAAGCCCCCCAGTCCCATACCCGAACCGGAGACC GCCTCCATGAGATACAGGCTCAATCCGCGCTCAGAAGTGGCGGACCCAGAGGTTGATCGGCTGTTCAAGAAAAGCGTCAGGCGGGTGCACAAAATCTCAG actgtCGGCCGATATCGACTATCGACCTGCGTGAAGATGCCGTCAGCGTCAGCACCACAGACGGCTCGATGGGTGACCGGAGCAAGTCTGTACCCGGCCTGAACGTAACC GACGATGAAGAAGATGAGGACATTGATAACCTGGTGGACATACACAGAAGGAAAATGGGTGATAGTGCCTCAAGTCTCCGCAGTTCTCAA AGCAGCACACTGGGCAGCATGATGAGCGTGTACAGTGAGGCGGGAGACTACGACTGCGTGGATGTGACCGGAGACATCCTCTTCTCCGTCGGCTTCCAGGAGCGCAGCCAGACGCTGTCCGTCCTGGTGAAGGAATGCCGGGGGCTGGCCTACGCCGACGCGGCGAAACAGCGCTGCAATCC GTATGTGAAGTGCTACCTCCTGCCAGACAAGTCTCGCCAGGGCAAGAAGAAGACGGCCACCAAGCGCAACAGCGTCAACCCCATCTACAACGAGACCCTGAAG tactCCATAAGCCGTTCTCAGGTCACCACCCGCACGCTGCAGCTCTCCGTCTGGCACTATGACCGCTTTGGCCGCAACGCCTTCCTGGGAGAGGTGGAGGTCCCGCTGGACTGTCACGACATCGATTCTGGCCACGAGCAGTGTGTGGCCCTTAGGGGAAGG GTGCCTTCCTCTCTCCAGCAGACCCCATTCTCACAGTACAAAGGGGAGTTGGTGATCTCCCTGAAGTACGTCACAGCCAAAAACACATCGACAGATAAGTCTAAAG cAGGAAAGAAGGGGAAAgctgaaggagagacagagctgcATGTCCTGATCAAAGAAGCCAAGAATCTAACCGCCATGAAGGCAGGGGGCACCTCAGACTCCTTTGTGAAAGG TTACCTGCTGCCGTCCAAAAGCAAGTCCACGAAGAGGAAGACTCCGGTGGTGAAGAAGACGCTGAGCCCGCACTACAACCACACGTTCATCTACAAGGACTTTAACGTGGAGCAGCTGATGGCCATGTGTCTGGAGCTGACCGTGTGGGACCGCGAGGCACTGTCCAGCAACGACTTCCTGGGCGGCGTGCGTCTGAGCACAGGGACAG TTACGCTGCAGTCCGGTCATGAGGAGTGGCTGGCGGAGTCGTCCCCGGAGGAGGTGAGCCTGTGGCAGCGCGTCATGCAGTACCCCGACTCGTGGGCAGAGGGCACTCTTCCCCTGCGCGCCTCCATGGGGAAGAGCAAATGA
- the sytl4 gene encoding synaptotagmin-like protein 4 isoform X1 produces MLPLPLFFFLFAFLKTSARVSLWERAQPIPAPVSTSFCLYPCKELGERFRMLEVNVTFLTESERELILEVLRRDEELRRAEELRVRKLKLEVLDMKRKGAKRGSGRYSERSCGRCQEPLGRILGTSSQCRVCKHHVCRNCRLVQPDGALVCTVCAKEVDLKKCSGDWFFDQRVNRFSTAPGHDIVRASLKKRPPMKKRETVGDLLLNSTELKASPAVAAVPVPRPRKKDHAPSDKEQLPDVPELPEAREPQRSDTESATESADKSSLCSSRTDTESSHSTPGLPRKPPRSPQHSPAGSTVSSLAGPAKSSKPPSPIPEPETASMRYRLNPRSEVADPEVDRLFKKSVRRVHKISDCRPISTIDLREDAVSVSTTDGSMGDRSKSVPGLNVTDDEEDEDIDNLVDIHRRKMGDSASSLRSSQSSTLGSMMSVYSEAGDYDCVDVTGDILFSVGFQERSQTLSVLVKECRGLAYADAAKQRCNPYVKCYLLPDKSRQGKKKTATKRNSVNPIYNETLKYSISRSQVTTRTLQLSVWHYDRFGRNAFLGEVEVPLDCHDIDSGHEQCVALRGRVPSSLQQTPFSQYKGELVISLKYVTAKNTSTDKSKAGKKGKAEGETELHVLIKEAKNLTAMKAGGTSDSFVKGYLLPSKSKSTKRKTPVVKKTLSPHYNHTFIYKDFNVEQLMAMCLELTVWDREALSSNDFLGGVRLSTGTVTLQSGHEEWLAESSPEEVSLWQRVMQYPDSWAEGTLPLRASMGKSK; encoded by the exons ATGCTGCCGCTgcccttgttttttttcctgttcgCCTTCTTGAAAACGTCTGCCAGGGTGAGCCTGTGGGAGAGGGCACAGCCAATTCCAGCACCAGTCTCAACATCGTTCTGCCTGTACCCATGTAAGGAG CTGGGCGAAAGGTTCAGGATGCTGGAGGTGAACGTGACCTTTCTGACCGAGTCGGAGCGGGAGCTCATCCTGGAAGTGCTGAGGAGAGACGAGGAGCTCAGACGGGCTGAGGAGCTGAGGGTCAG GAAGTTGAAGCTGGAGGTGCTAGACATGAAGCGGAAGGGCGCCAAGCGCGGCAGCGGGCGGTACAGCGAGCGCAGTTGTGGTCGGTGTCAGGAGCCCCTGGGCCGAATCCTTGGCACGTCCAGCCAGTGCCGGGTGTGCAAACACCACGTTTGCCGGAACTGCCGCCTGGTGCAACCCGACGGGGCCTTGGTGTGCACTGTGTGCGCCAAAGAAGT TGATCTAAAGAAGTGCTCCGGAGACTGGTTCTTCGACCAGAGGGTGAACCGGTTCTCGACAGCTCCAGGGCATGATATTGTCCGAGCCTCGCTCAAGAAGCGTCCGCCCA TGAAGAAGCGAGAGACTGTGGGGGACCTGCTTTTGAACAGTACAGAGTTAAAGGCCAGCCCAGCTGTTGCAGCTGTTCCGGTCCCACGACCCAGAAAGAAGGACCATGCACCCTCCGACAAAGA GCAGCTGCCAGACGTGCCGGAGCTGCCCGAGGCGCGGGAGCCGCAGCGGAGCGACACCGAGTCGGCCACCGAGTCGGCCGACAAGTCCAGCCTGTGCAGCAGCCGCACCGACACCGAGTCGTCCCACAGCACGCCGGGCCTTCCCCG GAAACCTCCCAGGTCTCCTCAGCACAGCCCTGCAGGCTCCACAGTGTCCAGCCTCGCTGGCCCGGCCAAATCCAGCAAGCCCCCCAGTCCCATACCCGAACCGGAGACC GCCTCCATGAGATACAGGCTCAATCCGCGCTCAGAAGTGGCGGACCCAGAGGTTGATCGGCTGTTCAAGAAAAGCGTCAGGCGGGTGCACAAAATCTCAG actgtCGGCCGATATCGACTATCGACCTGCGTGAAGATGCCGTCAGCGTCAGCACCACAGACGGCTCGATGGGTGACCGGAGCAAGTCTGTACCCGGCCTGAACGTAACC GACGATGAAGAAGATGAGGACATTGATAACCTGGTGGACATACACAGAAGGAAAATGGGTGATAGTGCCTCAAGTCTCCGCAGTTCTCAA AGCAGCACACTGGGCAGCATGATGAGCGTGTACAGTGAGGCGGGAGACTACGACTGCGTGGATGTGACCGGAGACATCCTCTTCTCCGTCGGCTTCCAGGAGCGCAGCCAGACGCTGTCCGTCCTGGTGAAGGAATGCCGGGGGCTGGCCTACGCCGACGCGGCGAAACAGCGCTGCAATCC GTATGTGAAGTGCTACCTCCTGCCAGACAAGTCTCGCCAGGGCAAGAAGAAGACGGCCACCAAGCGCAACAGCGTCAACCCCATCTACAACGAGACCCTGAAG tactCCATAAGCCGTTCTCAGGTCACCACCCGCACGCTGCAGCTCTCCGTCTGGCACTATGACCGCTTTGGCCGCAACGCCTTCCTGGGAGAGGTGGAGGTCCCGCTGGACTGTCACGACATCGATTCTGGCCACGAGCAGTGTGTGGCCCTTAGGGGAAGG GTGCCTTCCTCTCTCCAGCAGACCCCATTCTCACAGTACAAAGGGGAGTTGGTGATCTCCCTGAAGTACGTCACAGCCAAAAACACATCGACAGATAAGTCTAAAG cAGGAAAGAAGGGGAAAgctgaaggagagacagagctgcATGTCCTGATCAAAGAAGCCAAGAATCTAACCGCCATGAAGGCAGGGGGCACCTCAGACTCCTTTGTGAAAGG TTACCTGCTGCCGTCCAAAAGCAAGTCCACGAAGAGGAAGACTCCGGTGGTGAAGAAGACGCTGAGCCCGCACTACAACCACACGTTCATCTACAAGGACTTTAACGTGGAGCAGCTGATGGCCATGTGTCTGGAGCTGACCGTGTGGGACCGCGAGGCACTGTCCAGCAACGACTTCCTGGGCGGCGTGCGTCTGAGCACAGGGACAG TTACGCTGCAGTCCGGTCATGAGGAGTGGCTGGCGGAGTCGTCCCCGGAGGAGGTGAGCCTGTGGCAGCGCGTCATGCAGTACCCCGACTCGTGGGCAGAGGGCACTCTTCCCCTGCGCGCCTCCATGGGGAAGAGCAAATGA
- the sytl4 gene encoding synaptotagmin-like protein 4 isoform X2 yields the protein MLPLPLFFFLFAFLKTSARVSLWERAQPIPAPVSTSFCLYPCKELGERFRMLEVNVTFLTESERELILEVLRRDEELRRAEELRVRKLKLEVLDMKRKGAKRGSGRYSERSCGRCQEPLGRILGTSSQCRVCKHHVCRNCRLVQPDGALVCTVCAKEVDLKKCSGDWFFDQRVNRFSTAPGHDIVRASLKKRPPMKKRETVGDLLLNSTELKASPAVAAVPVPRPRKKDHAPSDKEQLPDVPELPEAREPQRSDTESATESADKSSLCSSRTDTESSHSTPGLPRKPPRSPQHSPAGSTVSSLAGPAKSSKPPSPIPEPETASMRYRLNPRSEVADPEVDRLFKKSVRRVHKISDCRPISTIDLREDAVSVSTTDGSMGDRSKSVPGLNVTDDEEDEDIDNLVDIHRRKMGDSASSLRSSQSSTLGSMMSVYSEAGDYDCVDVTGDILFSVGFQERSQTLSVLVKECRGLAYADAAKQRCNPYVKCYLLPDKSRQGKKKTATKRNSVNPIYNETLKYSISRSQVTTRTLQLSVWHYDRFGRNAFLGEVEVPLDCHDIDSGHEQCVALRGRVPSSLQQTPFSQYKGELVISLKYVTAKNTSTDKSKGKKGKAEGETELHVLIKEAKNLTAMKAGGTSDSFVKGYLLPSKSKSTKRKTPVVKKTLSPHYNHTFIYKDFNVEQLMAMCLELTVWDREALSSNDFLGGVRLSTGTVTLQSGHEEWLAESSPEEVSLWQRVMQYPDSWAEGTLPLRASMGKSK from the exons ATGCTGCCGCTgcccttgttttttttcctgttcgCCTTCTTGAAAACGTCTGCCAGGGTGAGCCTGTGGGAGAGGGCACAGCCAATTCCAGCACCAGTCTCAACATCGTTCTGCCTGTACCCATGTAAGGAG CTGGGCGAAAGGTTCAGGATGCTGGAGGTGAACGTGACCTTTCTGACCGAGTCGGAGCGGGAGCTCATCCTGGAAGTGCTGAGGAGAGACGAGGAGCTCAGACGGGCTGAGGAGCTGAGGGTCAG GAAGTTGAAGCTGGAGGTGCTAGACATGAAGCGGAAGGGCGCCAAGCGCGGCAGCGGGCGGTACAGCGAGCGCAGTTGTGGTCGGTGTCAGGAGCCCCTGGGCCGAATCCTTGGCACGTCCAGCCAGTGCCGGGTGTGCAAACACCACGTTTGCCGGAACTGCCGCCTGGTGCAACCCGACGGGGCCTTGGTGTGCACTGTGTGCGCCAAAGAAGT TGATCTAAAGAAGTGCTCCGGAGACTGGTTCTTCGACCAGAGGGTGAACCGGTTCTCGACAGCTCCAGGGCATGATATTGTCCGAGCCTCGCTCAAGAAGCGTCCGCCCA TGAAGAAGCGAGAGACTGTGGGGGACCTGCTTTTGAACAGTACAGAGTTAAAGGCCAGCCCAGCTGTTGCAGCTGTTCCGGTCCCACGACCCAGAAAGAAGGACCATGCACCCTCCGACAAAGA GCAGCTGCCAGACGTGCCGGAGCTGCCCGAGGCGCGGGAGCCGCAGCGGAGCGACACCGAGTCGGCCACCGAGTCGGCCGACAAGTCCAGCCTGTGCAGCAGCCGCACCGACACCGAGTCGTCCCACAGCACGCCGGGCCTTCCCCG GAAACCTCCCAGGTCTCCTCAGCACAGCCCTGCAGGCTCCACAGTGTCCAGCCTCGCTGGCCCGGCCAAATCCAGCAAGCCCCCCAGTCCCATACCCGAACCGGAGACC GCCTCCATGAGATACAGGCTCAATCCGCGCTCAGAAGTGGCGGACCCAGAGGTTGATCGGCTGTTCAAGAAAAGCGTCAGGCGGGTGCACAAAATCTCAG actgtCGGCCGATATCGACTATCGACCTGCGTGAAGATGCCGTCAGCGTCAGCACCACAGACGGCTCGATGGGTGACCGGAGCAAGTCTGTACCCGGCCTGAACGTAACC GACGATGAAGAAGATGAGGACATTGATAACCTGGTGGACATACACAGAAGGAAAATGGGTGATAGTGCCTCAAGTCTCCGCAGTTCTCAA AGCAGCACACTGGGCAGCATGATGAGCGTGTACAGTGAGGCGGGAGACTACGACTGCGTGGATGTGACCGGAGACATCCTCTTCTCCGTCGGCTTCCAGGAGCGCAGCCAGACGCTGTCCGTCCTGGTGAAGGAATGCCGGGGGCTGGCCTACGCCGACGCGGCGAAACAGCGCTGCAATCC GTATGTGAAGTGCTACCTCCTGCCAGACAAGTCTCGCCAGGGCAAGAAGAAGACGGCCACCAAGCGCAACAGCGTCAACCCCATCTACAACGAGACCCTGAAG tactCCATAAGCCGTTCTCAGGTCACCACCCGCACGCTGCAGCTCTCCGTCTGGCACTATGACCGCTTTGGCCGCAACGCCTTCCTGGGAGAGGTGGAGGTCCCGCTGGACTGTCACGACATCGATTCTGGCCACGAGCAGTGTGTGGCCCTTAGGGGAAGG GTGCCTTCCTCTCTCCAGCAGACCCCATTCTCACAGTACAAAGGGGAGTTGGTGATCTCCCTGAAGTACGTCACAGCCAAAAACACATCGACAGATAAGTCTAAAG GAAAGAAGGGGAAAgctgaaggagagacagagctgcATGTCCTGATCAAAGAAGCCAAGAATCTAACCGCCATGAAGGCAGGGGGCACCTCAGACTCCTTTGTGAAAGG TTACCTGCTGCCGTCCAAAAGCAAGTCCACGAAGAGGAAGACTCCGGTGGTGAAGAAGACGCTGAGCCCGCACTACAACCACACGTTCATCTACAAGGACTTTAACGTGGAGCAGCTGATGGCCATGTGTCTGGAGCTGACCGTGTGGGACCGCGAGGCACTGTCCAGCAACGACTTCCTGGGCGGCGTGCGTCTGAGCACAGGGACAG TTACGCTGCAGTCCGGTCATGAGGAGTGGCTGGCGGAGTCGTCCCCGGAGGAGGTGAGCCTGTGGCAGCGCGTCATGCAGTACCCCGACTCGTGGGCAGAGGGCACTCTTCCCCTGCGCGCCTCCATGGGGAAGAGCAAATGA
- the trmt12 gene encoding tRNA wybutosine-synthesizing protein 2 homolog — protein MRMVPSLNVPQRYGQIYRKHLLSKGALDLRYRIQKHSNGTVTLPLVPSSLPQLDLSSLQCSVAHGSRCEIVQIQAQPSKKGKSKYCSEKLVEAVQDQLSSHGVSWNEDLKSDLPQSWQRHGDLVVIGEDCFTLPAWKNIGTELWSTVAHGLGAKRLAQIKRISNDGFRTPLVIMLLGDSSHVTHLDNKIRYEFDITKCMFSFGNITEKLRIASFNCSGETVVDLYAGIGYFTLPYLVHAGAAHVYACEWNPDAVKALKRNLQLNRVSDRCTVHQGDNRQLPLEDLADRVNLGLIPSSEEGWPVACRLLRRDTGGVLHIHQNVSSAVPSTDARLQPALPAADGHITTEGEDKTQVSLNASLGSHRDREAWRTWAEDTATRFAELLRDLTGQVWRTHIMHIECVKSYAPHIHHIVLDLKCTPL, from the exons ATGAGAATGGTCCCTTCATTGAACGTTCCTCAAAGATACGGCCAGATTTACAG AAAACACTTGCTGAGTAAAGGTGCCTTGGACCTGAGGTACAGAATACAGAAGCACTCGAATGGAACTGTGACATTGCCACTCGTGCCATCCTCATTGCCACAGCTGGACCTGTCATCTCTTCAGTGCAGTGTGGCCCACGGTAGCAGGTGTGAGATTGTGCAAATCCAG GCCCAGCCATCCAAGAAGGGAAAATCAAAGTATTGTAGTGAGAAACTTGTTGAGGCTGTACAGGATCAGCTATCATCTCATGGAGTCAGCTGGAATGAGGATCTCAAGAGCGACCTACCTCAAAGCTGGCAGCGCCATGGAGATTTGGTTGTTATCGGAGAAGACTGCTTCACTCTACCTGCCTGGAAAAATATAG GAACAGAGTTGTGGTCTACAGTTGCTCATGGCTTGGGTGCGAAGCGCCTGGCACAAATTAAACGGATTTCAAATGATGGCTTCAGAACTCCACTAGTGATCATGTTGCTGGGAGACAGCAGCCATGTTACACATCTTGACAATAAGATAAG GTATGAGTTCGACATTACAAAGTGTATGTTCTCATTTGGGAATATCACTGAGAAACTGAGAATAGCCTCTTTCAACTGCAGTGGAGAAACTGTTGTTGATCTGTATGCAG GTATTGGATATTTCACCCTTCCCTACCTGGTGCATGCAGGTGCTGCTCATGTCTATGCATGTGAGTGGAACCCAGATGCCGTGAAAGCTCTGAAGAGGAACCTGCAATTAAACAGAGTGTCAGACCGCTGTACTGTCCACCAGGGAGATAACAGACAA CTCCCCTTGGAGGACCTGGCAGACCGGGTCAATCTGGGCCTCATCCCCAGCTCAGAGGAGGGCTGGCCCGTGGCGTGCCGTCTGCTGAGGAGAGACACGGGCGGGGTCCTGCACATCCACCAGAACGTCAGCTCGGCAGTGCCCAGCACAGACGCCAGGCTTCAACCTGCTCTGCCCGCTGCAGATGGACACATCACCACTGAGGGGGAGGACAAGACACAGGTTTCGCTGAACGCTTCCCTGGGCagccacagagacagagaggcatggAGGACCTGGGCAGAGGACACAGCCACTCGGTTTGCTGAACTATTGAGAGACTTGACTGGACAGGTGTGGAGGACTCATATTATGCACATTGAGTGTGTGAAGTCCTATGCCCCACATATTCACCATATAGTGCTTGATTTAAAATGTACACCACTGTGA